The following coding sequences lie in one Lolium perenne isolate Kyuss_39 chromosome 2, Kyuss_2.0, whole genome shotgun sequence genomic window:
- the LOC127322848 gene encoding mitochondrial import inner membrane translocase subunit TIM17-2-like, protein MSTPFPERDPCPDRILDDLGGAFAMGAVGGSVFHFAKGTYNSPNGARLAGGMQALRMNAPRIGGAFAVWGGLFSVFNCTAVFVRQKEDPWNSVIAGAATHGSLNLRRGLGAAARSAVFGGCLLALIEGVGIVLNNVVDESARPQPPVDDPNLAAATATATGGGGFQASNDFQ, encoded by the coding sequence ATGTCGACGCCTTTCCCGGAGCGGGATCCATGCCCAGACCGCATCCTCGACGATCTGGGCGGCGCCTTCGCCATGGGCGCCGTGGGCGGCTCCGTCTTCCACTTCGCCAAGGGCACCTACAACTCGCCCAACGGCGCGCGGCTCGCCGGCGGCATGCAGGCCCTGCGCATGAACGCGCCGCGGATCGGCGGGGCCTTCGCCGTCTGGGGCGGCCTCTTCTCCGTCTTCAACTGCACAGCGGTCTTCGTGCGCCAGAAGGAGGACCCCTGGAACTCCGTCATCGCCGGCGCCGCCACCCACGGCTCGCTCAACCTGCGCAGGGGCCTCGGAGCCGCTGCTCGCTCCGCGGTGTTTGGCGGCTGTCTCCTCGCGCTCATCGAGGGTGTCGGCATCGTGCTCAATAACGTCGTCGACGAATCCGCACGGCCACAACCGCCAGTCGACGACCCCAACttggccgccgccaccgccactgcGACCGGAGGAGGCGGCTTCCAAGCCTCCAATGACTTCCAGTGA
- the LOC127322821 gene encoding mitochondrial import inner membrane translocase subunit TIM17-1-like encodes MPRSLSEEDPCLGRIVADAGGAFAVGAVGGSVFHFIKGARDSPSGARMTGGAQALRMNAPRVGGSFAVWGGLFSAFNYAAVYARQKDDPWNSIAAGAAAGGLLSVRQGLRAAAKSAASGAALLALVEGMGILANRAQAAQAQRNRPQVHNPTLAAAIAARQNLPQVDDPIFSAPVTNRGGVHDPDLVDAEANRLHDAQQNLPPVDDPAIAAQ; translated from the coding sequence ATGCCGAGGTCTCTTTCGGAGGAGGACCCATGCCTAGGCCGCATCGTCGCCGACGCCGGCGGGGCTTTCGCCGTGGGCGCCGTGGGAGGCTCCGTCTTCCACTTCATCAAGGGCGCCCGCGACTCGCCCAGCGGCGCCAGGATGACCGGTGGCGCGCAGGCGCTGCGCATGAACGCCCCGCGAGTCGGCGGCTCCTTCGCCGTCTGGGGCGGCCTCTTCTCCGCCTTCAACTACGCCGCCGTCTACGCGCGCCAGAAGGACGACCCCTGGAACTCCATCGCCGCCGGTGCCGCCGCCGGCGGCCTGCTCTCCGTGCGCCAGGGCCTCAGAGCTGCTGCGAAGTCGGCCGCGTCCGGCGCCGCCCTCCTCGCGCTCGTCGAGGGTATGGGCATCCTAGCCAACCGAGCACAGGCCGCGCAGGCTCAGCGGAACCGGCCACAAGTCCACAACCCCACCTTGGCCGCCGCCATTGCCGCACGGCAGAACCTACCGCAAGTCGACGACCCCATCTTCTCCGCACCCGTTACCAACCGCGGGGGCGTCCACGACCCCGACTTGGTTGACGCCGAAGCCAACCGCCTCCATGACGCACAGCAGAACCTACCGCCCGTCGACGACCCTGCCATTGCAGCACAATGA